A single genomic interval of Camelina sativa cultivar DH55 chromosome 11, Cs, whole genome shotgun sequence harbors:
- the LOC104720944 gene encoding LOW QUALITY PROTEIN: RING-H2 finger protein ATL32-like (The sequence of the model RefSeq protein was modified relative to this genomic sequence to represent the inferred CDS: inserted 2 bases in 1 codon) produces the protein MIRVNSFSPHRWIIFHVAFILQSKANAQSFSPSPPELQQPGQTPSKTTVFAVLVTLFFFIGLLSVYIRHCTRPNSEYSTRYSRRRANDTCSRRGGLDDAVVESFPVFAYSSVKESKLGSNELECAICLNELEDRETVRLLPICNHLFHIDCIDAWLYSHATCPVCRSNLTAKSDNSGGAVILRDHVVIDVETLEATKSHHLVGKFPRSNSTGHSIGQLGDGAERFTLRLPDDVKRRIMEVKGRRLKRTRSFDVDLTAEGXGSGEESSYTVGSGGMLDRSGLTLFVSKSNSSSVRSQQSNGEPLK, from the exons ATGATACGTGTCAACAGTTTTAGTCCTCACCGTTGGATTATATTCCACGTGGCATTCATCCTACAGAGCAAAGCCAATGCTCAATCATTCTCACCGAGTCCGCCTGAGTTGCAGCAACCGGGTCAAACTCCGTCGAAGACCACCGTCTTCGCCGTTCTCGtcaccctcttcttcttcatcggatTACTCTCCGTCTATATCCGCCATTGCACTCGCCCTAACTCCGAATACTCCACCAGATATTCTCGCCGCCGCGCTAACGACACCTGTTCACGGCGAGGCGGACTTGACGACGCCGTCGTCGAAAGCTTCCCTGTATTCGCTTACTCCTCCGTCAAAGAATCAAAACTTGGATCCAACGAATTGGAATGTGCGATTTGCCTCAACGAATTAGAAGATCGTGAAACGGTGCGATTGCTTCCGATTTGTAATCATCTCTTCCACATCGATTGCATCGACGCTTGGCTTTACTCCCACGCAACTTGCCCTGTTTGCAGATCTAATCTCACGGCGAAGTCGGATAACTCCGGTGGCGCGGTGATATTGAGAGACCATGTCGTGATTGACGTTGAGACCCTTGAGGCAACGAAGAGTCACCACCTCGTCGGTAAGTTTCCGAGATCGAATTCGACGGGTCATTCAATAGGTCAACTCGGTGACGGCGCTGAGAGGTTTACTCTGCGGTTGCCGGATGATGTGAAGAGGCGAATAATGGAGGTGAAAGGACGTAGGCTGAAACGAACGAGAAGCTTCGACGTTGATTTGACGGCGGAAGG AGGGAGCGGTGAGGAAAGCAGTTACACGGTCGGGTCGGGTGGGATGTTGGATCGTTCGGGTTTGACTTTGTTCGTTTCGAAGTCAAACTCGAGTTCCGTTAGATCACAGCAATCTAACGGCGAACCGTTGAAATGA
- the LOC109127209 gene encoding putative clathrin assembly protein At4g40080, giving the protein MSVVSIQIRNEXYVSSINELYTRLNEFKERSNSLSFGATIEFVCALKRLESCKERLSEICHGNWKRGWIDGFWGLVLDVKGIIGNLEDANYGQIEKSIVGFGKREKRYESARFTDRLVIGYGDAVRFSSGRFSNVDRFSVPAGFF; this is encoded by the exons ATGAGTGTTGTTTCTATTCAAAT TCGTAACGAGAGNTACGTGTCTTCGATCAACGAGCTTTACACGAGGTTAAACGAGTTTAAAGAGCGGTCCAACAGTTTGAGCTTCGGAGCTACGATCGAGTTTGTCTGTGCTTTGAAGCGGCTCGAGAGTTGTAAAGAGAGGTTGTCTGAAATCTGTCATGGGAATTGGAAGAGAGGTTGGATCGATGGGTTCTGGGGTTTGGTTCTTGATGTTAAGGGTATCATTGGTAATTTAGAAGATGCTAATTATGGGCAGATTGAGAAATcgattgttgggtttgggaagagagaaaaaagatacGAATCGGCTCGGTTTACCGATCGGTTAGTTATTGGTTACGGCGATGCTGTTCGGTTTTCTTCGGGTAGATTTTCGAATGTCGATCGGTTTAGTGTACCTGCTGGTTTCTTCTAG
- the LOC104720945 gene encoding classical arabinogalactan protein 3-like isoform X2, whose amino-acid sequence MAHKTLQALIFLGLFATSCLAQAPAPAPAPITLLPPVESPSPVITPTAQPPSPVASPPVPVASPPVPVNEPTPVPTTPPTVSPPTISPTTPPMASPPKPDGMAPGPSGPTPAPAPGPDAPEADSALTNKAFLVSTIIAGALYAVVLA is encoded by the exons atgGCTCATAAGACATTGCAAGCTCTGATCTTTCTTGGTTTATTTGCCACCTCATGTCTCGCTCAAGCTCCGGCTCCGGCTCCAGCACCCATCACGCTTCTCCCGCCAGTAGAGTCTCCTTCTCCTGTTATTACACCAACTGCGCAGCCACCGTCTCCAGTTGCTTCACCACCGGTTCCAGTTGCTTCACCTCCGGTTCCAGTCAATGAACCCACTCCGGTTCCAACAACTCCACCCACCGTC TCACCACCGACCATATCTCCCACAACACCCCCTATGGCTTCTCCCCCGAAACCAGACGGTATGGCTCCAGGCCCATCAGGTCCAACACCAGCTCCTGCTCCAGGACCAGACGCACCGGAAGCTGACTCAGCATTGACTAACAAAGCTTTCCTTGTGAGCACGATCATTGCGGGAGCCTTGTATGCCGTCGTATTGGCTTAG
- the LOC104720945 gene encoding classical arabinogalactan protein 3-like isoform X1 codes for MAHKTLQALIFLGLFATSCLAQAPAPAPAPITLLPPVESPSPVITPTAQPPSPVASPPVPVASPPVPVNEPTPVPTTPPTVSPPTISPTTPPMASPPKPDGMAPGPSGPTPAPAPGPDAPEADSALTNKAFLVSTIIAGALYAVVLA; via the exons atgGCTCATAAGACATTGCAAGCTCTGATCTTTCTTGGTTTATTTGCCACCTCATGTCTCGCTCAAGCTCCGGCTCCGGCTCCAGCACCCATCACGCTTCTCCCGCCAGTAGAGTCTCCTTCTCCTGTTATTACACCAACTGCGCAGCCACCGTCTCCAGTTGCTTCACCACCGGTTCCAGTTGCTTCACCTCCGGTTCCAGTCAATGAACCCACTCCGGTTCCAACAACTCCACCCACCGTCTCACCACCGACCATATCTCCCACAACACCCCCTATGGCTTCTCCCCCGAAACCAGACGGTATGGCTCCAGGCCCATCAGGTCCAACACCAGCTCCTGCTCCAGGAC CAGACGCACCGGAAGCTGACTCAGCATTGACTAACAAAGCTTTCCTTGTGAGCACGATCATTGCGGGAGCCTTGTATGCCGTCGTATTGGCTTAG
- the LOC104720948 gene encoding GLABRA2 expression modulator has translation MEQPTKETTVKSEVPMNDQNPKPPHSADLKPVDDKGAEDASSVISLSDESTLHVEKIETKGADQAVPPTRTASGSRKSVHWNPDLVSESPAPDQKTVSSAGSNPYVARAPAETSDASLKETMESVKGVLGRWGRKVGEAAMKAESLAGNTWQHLKTAPSFADAAMGRIAQSTKVLAEGGYEKIFRQTFETVPEEQLQNSYACYLSTSAGPVMGVLYISTAKLAYCSDNPLSYKNSGQTEWSYYKVVIPLHQLKSVNPSTSIVNPAEKYIQVISVDDHEFWFMGFLNYEGAVTSLQDTLQAGALQSV, from the exons ATGGAGCAACCGACGAAAGAGACGACAGTGAAATCGGAGGTTCCAATGAATGATCAGAATCCAAAGCCACCGCATAGTGCTGATCTGAAGCCAGTGGATGATAAAGGAGCCGAGGATGCGAGTTCTGTGATTTCTTTATCTGATGAATCAACGCTACATGTTGAAAAAATCGAGACGAAAGGCGCCGATCAAGCCGTACCGCCGACACGAACAGCTTCCGGATCGAGGAAATCGGTTCATTGGAATCCAGATTTGGTTTCTGAATCTCCTGCACCGGATCAGAAGACCGTCTCGTCAGCGGGATCTAATCCTTACGTCGCTCGTGCTCCCGCTGAAACTTCGGATGCCTCGTTGAAAG AAACTATGGAATCTGTGAAAGGTGTGCTTGGGAGATGGGGAAGGAAGGTTGGAGAAGCAGCTATGAAGGCCGAGAGCCTTGCCGGAAACACGTGGCAACACC TGAAAACTGCTCCGAGTTTTGCTGATGCTGCAATGGGAAGAATTGCACAGAGTACAAAGGTTCTGGCCGAAGGAGGGTATGAGAAGATCTTCAGGCAAACCTTTGAAACAGTTCCAGAGGAGCAGCTGCAAAACTCATATGCTTGCTACTTGTCTACCTCAGCTGGTCCAGTCATGGGTGTTCTTTATATTTCTACTGCTAAACTTGCCTACTGTAGCGATAACCCTCTCTCTTATAAAAATTCTGGCCAAACTGAATGGAGCTATTATAAG GTAGTGATCCCATTACATCAGCTTAAATCGGTTAACCCGTCGACAAGCATAGTCAATCCCGCAGAAAAGTACATCCAGGTAATCTCGGTCGACGACCATGAGTTTTGGTTCATGGGTTTCTTGAACTATGAAGGCGCTGTTACATCTCTACAAGATACATTGCAAGCCGGTGCCTTACAGTCGGTGTGA